In the genome of Pseudopipra pipra isolate bDixPip1 chromosome 4, bDixPip1.hap1, whole genome shotgun sequence, one region contains:
- the ZGRF1 gene encoding 5'-3' DNA helicase ZGRF1 isoform X3, whose product MASQEFTVLYTHQKTKKAKTWQDGVLRIRTGRNQATLFDDKGQCLESIFIKSQVAAGDDLESERYLITVEAAKASEKPLEDQPRRAEETPAVDRNGVRPGLLPPRHLPVGLKRKFTGFQGPRQVAKKIPAVEEEEKPTLLPLSKQCQGTFPSQFYVTSPLFSTIHQEDADTNLSAGFQEDGCRDNDRDHLSVSSVLPAPFLDRCEGTEKQSSAQFLVKPESPLLTGQTGPGAVSHNIRSTAQIIALLKSKPAQGHGEQTAALTESLSRFQASKNADLPDQKSTALPAFPGDPAKGIVPNAQHLPFGKGTGNDKKDWNAEMPLNSSEQPYGEEATGQRHKKKVNNLSQDLQDPCNTNSCFLPESTISGMSDSQFVPSSGDISPSASPVTFENNSFGHREQSGTKDLRENSSVKMQSELQPRQNSEGVPSDPELSGDLTLTEAGIVKEELSLHGKGCSPDEELMEVNFNLMESFDFNDTDSEEVCERDVKKPAEGDTLSESPDCSEGGEVAPNAVLRPHSPCEGVTHSKNEAKCSTFDRENEGSDRTGGVLSELCEASARDTRRVAEDPASQSRTEVELLGGGHNIKEMNASQLSLEATSIKEDDAGCAALTINGTPRVRNQHSDPVPGDTNVKECHPETSLFEATGSVSGISPSRITSATEEEGVTQLGCRESPEAGSEHFWGSRSGGIKPGSPLLALSPKSALGSGSFQYTAGDHQQVFGTSHKEDALLSTSPVHPLGTGHSSPEETESENSESINTPPAACRGERGVAESSSGLPALVNDIALLRALTQHSTALESLQKMEENNSVFCETETSQETFEPLGKDEAIKEFTEMPYSESLQAPSCSYFDSSGLMPSSVDSLLQKTEPYILPVAAAQRDPGTCDWQPKSPCSRSLHGDDMDGIREGNFQMEPDVTEESRINQSPLAFPVYPEVPAWTVSGSPSHSALRQAQWTSWEPGKISSEVTSSFDPDSTISPPSGNEETTGDIQEPLLQGILPSEPELPDFVFTGEKSSYPEECSLLRSKGTGKTRTPFVTLPATQEIPAVVYSTDSEELQQSLGSPGGNLCSEPMEFPRSAPGPQDRNYETSVFGEYAEDGQRESVQALLPDVTSQHRQSKWLKYQNSAQSDLIPDREETEDICARSILGMLRGDTGESGAGNQSAPGAAPLLTSKSSPGECCASSNPPDWISEGKLLSLHLRGTPLAAATQKVLSHLSCHAGTGEGQDVTISELSFPNVDKVKHAHLPKRKISIPAVFRSHLHYKQIFKAALTEQLNIMLFELSQRLHSALSKVDISFYTSVKDGQSQGSCAPLCNHMHPAKLVMVKKEGHNKGRLFYACDAPKAEQCSFFKWVEDVNPTQAKSRPSAVLHDIKSIGTYLRGQKIALYEECQLLVRKAFEIQTQRYSKFKKFMNTPASLDGDSKPKLYLKLSKKEHSSLYSKDDIWVVSKTLNFDPIDTFIASSAFFGPSSNSEIELLPLKGYSPSNWRSNMCVHALLVCNASGELASLRNMEEHFNPSTLPLIPYLLNMNHHSENAPKRVDRRKFIPPAMSLKSSMRAGPVSSEVAMGLAKEMIQRFSLNPDQATSLIHIARMMTWCGNITPEEEHQSFPITIIRGVFGAGKSYLLSVVILFLVQLFESSEATEGPRPTPWKLLIASSTNVAVDRILLGLLDLGFEDFIRVGSIRKITKAILPHSLHAGSGNENEQLKELLALMKEDLTPAEKIYVRKSIEQHKLGTNKTILQQVKVVGVTCAACPFPCLNALRFPVVMLDECSQMTEPASLLPIARFQCEKLVLVGDPKQLPPTIQGSESVHEQGLEQTLFDRLCLMGHQAILLRTQYRCHPALSAIANELFYGGNLRDGISEEDRTPLLDWLPTLCFYSVNGTEQVERDNSFSNMAEAHFAVKLIQSLIASGIEGAAIGVITLYKSQMYKIQGLLSGVHSEAFEVKPVQVSTVDAFQGAEKEVIVLSCVRTRQFGFIDSEKRMNVALTRAKRHLLIVGNLACLSRNKLWGRVIHHCKGRENGLQNASQCEQQLNDILKCYLEERKEEEQSKKKEK is encoded by the exons ATGGCCTCTCAAGAATTTACT GTATTATACACTcaccaaaagacaaaaaaagccaaaacgTGGCAAGATGGAGTTCTGAGGATTAGAACTGGCAGGAATCAG GCCACCTTGTTTGATGACAAAGGACAATGCCTGGAGagtatttttataaaatctCAG GTGGCTGCTGGAGATGATTTAGAGAGCGAACGATATTTGATCACGGTCGAAGCAGCAAAAGCGAGTGAAAAACCTTTGGAAGATCAGCCAAGGAGAGCAGAAGAAACTCCAGCAGTGGATAGAAATGGTGTCAGACCTGGTCTTCTGCCTCCAAGACACCTCCCTGTTGGCCTGAAGAGGAAGTTTACG GGGTTCCAAGGGCCACGCCAAGTTGCAAAGAAAATACCAGCcgtggaagaggaagaaaaaccaaCACTGTTGCCTTTATCTAAGCAGTGCCAGGGGACTTTTCCGTCCCAGTTTTATGTCACCTCTCCGTTATTTTCCACGATTCACCAGGAGGATGCGGACACGAATCTCTCCGCAGGCTTCCAGGAAGATGGATGTAGGGATAATGACAGAGACCACCTGTCTGTCTCCTCGGTGCTTCCAGCTCCATTTCTTGACAGATGTGAGGGGACAGAGAAGCAAAGCTCTGCTCAGTTCCTGGTGAAGCCAGAATCTCCTCTCCTTACTGGGCAAACTGGTCCCGGGGCAGTGTCCCACAACATCAGGAGCACGGCACAGATCATTGCTCTTCTGAAGTCCAAACCAGCACAAGGACACGGAGAACAAACAGCTGCACTTACAGAAAGTCTCTCCAGGTTTCAGGCATCAAAAAATGCAGATTTACCTGACCAAAAAAGCACGGCCCTGCCTGCTTTTCCGGGTGATCCTGCCAAAGGAATCGTTCCGAACGCTCAGCACCTGCCTTTTGGGAAGGGAACTGGAAATGATAAGAAGGACTGGAATGCTGAAATGcctctgaattcatctgaacaGCCTTATGGTGAAGAAGCCACAGGACAGAGACACaagaaaaaggtaaataatTTAAGTCAAGATTTGCAGGATCCCTGCAACACAAATAGTTGCTTCCTACCTGAGTCCACCATAAGTGGAATGAGTGACAGCCAGTTTGTCCCGTCCTCAGGTGACATTTCACCTTCAGCAAGTCCAGTCACCTTTGAAAACAATTCTTTTGGACACAGGGAGCAGTCAGGGACTAAGGATCTTAGGGAGAATTCATCTGTGAAGATGCAGAGCGAGCTTCAGCCGAGACAAAATTCAGAGGGGGTGCCCAGTGACCCGGAGCTTTCCGGGGATCTAACACTGACTGAAGCTGGAATTGTTAAGGAGGAGTTAAGTTTGCATGGCAAAGGGTGTAGTCCAGATGAAGAACTGATGGAGGTTAACTTTAATCTGATGGAGTCTTTTGATTTTAATGACACAGACAGTGAAGAAGTGTGTGAAAGAGATGTGAAGAAGCCCGCTGAGGGAGACACGCTTTCAGAGAGCCCAGATTGCTCTGAGGGAGGGGAGGTAGCTCCAAATGCTGTGTTGAGACCTCATTCCCCCTGTGAAGGAGTGACACACAGCAAAAATGAAGCCAAATGTTCAACATTTGACAGAGAGAATGAGGGAAGTGACCGCACTGGGGGTGTTTTGTCTGAGCTTTGTGAAGCCAGTGCCAGAGATACCAGGAGGGTTGCAGAAGACCCTGCGAGCCAGAGCAGAACTGAAGTGGAACTTTTGGGTGGTGGACACAACATAAAAGAGATGAATGCAAGTCAATTAAGTCTTGAAGCCACAAGCATTAAAGAGGATGATGCTGGCTGTGCAGCACTCACCATTAATGGCACACCCCGGGTAAGAAACCAGCACTCTGATCCCGTGCCTGGGGACACAAATGTTAAGGAATGTCACCCTGAAACCAGCCTGTTTGAGGCAACTGGAAGTGTTTCAGGTATTTCTCCCAGCAGAATCACTTCTGCCACTGAAGAAGAAGGTGTCAcacagctgggctgcagggaatcCCCAGAGGCTGGCTCAGAACACTTCTGGGGGAGTAGGAGTGGTGGCATTAAACCAGGCAGTCCTTTGCTGGCTTTGTCACCAAAATCAGCTCTTGGCAGTGGCTCATTCCAATATACTGCAGGAGACCATCAGCAGGTATTTGGCACATCACATAAGGAAGATGCTCTCCTTTCCACAAGTCCTGTGCATCCTTTAGGAACAGGCCATTCATCTCCAGAGGAAACAGAGTCTGAAAACTCAGAGAGCATAAACacccctcctgcagcctgcaGAGGTGAAAGAGGAGTGGCTGAAAGCTCCTCAGGTCTCCCTGCTCTGGTGAATGATATTGCTCTTCTGAGGGCTTTGACTCAACACAGCACAGCTTTAGAAAGCTTGCAAAAGATGGAGGAAAATAACAGCGTGTTCTGTGAGACAGAGACTTCCCAGGAGACATTTGAACCCCTTGGGAAAGATGAAG CTATAAAAGAGTTTACAGAAATGCCTTACTCAGAAAGTTTACAGGCACCTTCCTGTTCATACTTTGATTCTTCTGGCCTTATG cccagctctgtggaCAGTTTATTACAGAAGACAGAGCCATATATTCTACCAGTAGCAGCAGCCCAAAGAGACCCTGGGACATGTGACTGGCAACCAAAG tcTCCATGTTCCAGAAGTCTTCATGGGGATGATATGGATGGTATCAGAGAAGGGAATTTTCAAATGGAGCCTGATGTGACTGAAGAGTCAAGAATAAATCAGTCTC CACTGGCATTCCCTGTGTATCCTGAAGTGCCAGCATGGACAGTGTCAGGCTCACCTTCACATTCTGCTCTGAGACAAGCACAGTGGACTTCCTGGGAACCTGGCAAG ATTTCATCAGAAGTGACTTCCTCATTTGATCCGGATTCTACAATTTCTCCACCTTCAGGAAATGAGGAAACTACTGGAGACATCCAGGAGCCCCTGCTACAAGGGATCTTACCAAGTGAACCAGAACTCccagattttgttttca CAGGGGAGAAATCCAGCTATCCAGAGGAATGCAGCCTCCTGAGATCCAAAGGCACCGGTAAAACCCGGACTCCGTTTGTCACCCTTCCTGCCACCCAGGAGATTCCTGCCGTGGTTTATTCCACTGACAGCGAGGAGCTCCAGCAATCCTTGGGCTCTCCAGGAGGCAATTTATGCAGCGAGCCAATGGAATTTCCTAGGAGTGCTCCCGGCCCCCAGGACAGGAATTATGAGACCTCTGTGTTTGGGGAGTACGCGGAAGACGGACAAAGGGAATCTGTCCAAGCCCTGCTCCCTGACGTGACTTCCCAACACAGACAAAGCAAGTGGCTGAAGTATCAAAACAGTGCTCAGAGTGACTTGATCCCTGACAGGGAAGAGACTGAGGACATCTGTGCCCGGAGCATCCTTGGAATGCTGCGGGGTGACACGGGAGAGAGCGGAGCTGGGAATCAAAGCGCTCCCggtgctgcccctctgctgACATCCAAGAGCTCCCCTGGGGAATGCTGTGCAAGCAGCAACCCCCCAGATTGGATTTCTGAAGGGAAGTTACTTTCCCTGCACTTAAGAGGGACACCTTTGGCTGCGGCAACACAAAAGGTGTTGAGTCACCTGAGCTGCCACGCCGGAACAGGAGAGGGCCAG GACGTAACAATTTCTGAGTTGTCTTTTCCTAACGTGGACAAAGTGAAACATGCTCATCTCCCTAAAAGAAAGATCTCCATCCCAGCTGTGTTTCGGTCTCATCTTCACtacaaacagatttttaaagctGCTCTGACAG AACAACTGAACATAATGCTGTTTGAGCTGTCCCAAAGATTGCACAGTGCTCTCTCCAAAGTGGACATATCATTTTACACATCAGTGAAAGATGGGCAAAGCCAGGGAAGCTGTGCTCCACTCTGCAACCACATGCACCCTGCTAAGCTGGTTATGGTTAAAAAAGAAGGTCATAACAAG GGTCGTTTGTTCTATGCCTGTGACGCCCCGAAAGCTGAGCAGTGCTCGTTTTTCAAGTGGGTAGAAGACGTGAACCCCACACAGGCAAAATCCAGACCCAGTGCAGTGCTCCACGACATCAAAAGCATTGGGACATACCTCAGAGGCCAAAAGATTGCTCTCTATGAGGAATGCCAGCTTTTGGTGAG GAAAGCCTTTGAAATTCAAACCCAGAGGTACAGTAAGTTCAAGAAATTTATGAATACACCTGCCAGCTTAGATGGTGATTCCAAACCCAAATTATACCTCAAATTAAGCAAAAAGGAGCATTCTTCTCTCTACAGCAAAG ATGATATTTGGGTGGTTTCAAAGACTCTGAACTTTGATCCCATTGATACTTTCATTGCAAGCAGTGCTTTCTTTGGACCATCCTCCAACAGTGAAATAGAATTGCTCCCATTGAAAGGCTACAGTCCCTCAAACTGGAGATCAAACA TGTGTGTTCACGCCCTGCTGGTTTGTAATGCCAGTGGGGAGCTGGCATCCTTAAGGAATATGGAGGAGCACTTCAATCCCTCCACATTACCACTAATCCCATACCTACTAAACAT GAATCATCATTCTGAAAATGCTCCTAAAAGAGTCGACAGAAGAAAATTTATTCCTCCTGCCATGAGCTTGAAAAGCTCAATGAGGGctggccctgtcagctctgagGTGGCCATGGGACTGGCTAAAGAGATGATCCAAAGGTTCTCCCTGAACCCGGACCAGGCGACATCGCTGATCCACATCGCTCGGATGATGACCTGGTGTGGGAATATCACCCCAGAGGAGGAACATCAGAGCTTCCCCATCACCATCATACGTG GTGTTTTTGGAGCTGGCAAGAGCTACCTGCTGTCTGTGGTGATCCTGTTCCTCGTACAGCTCTTCGAAAGCAGCGAAGCCACGGAGGGTCCAAGGCCAACTCCGTGGAAACTTCTCATTGCTTCTTCCACCAACGTTGCCGTGGACAGGATACTGCTGGG CCTGCTCGATCTTGGATTTGAGGATTTTATCAGAGTGGGAAGTATTAGGAAGATCACCAAAGCAATTCTTCCCCACAG TTTACATGCAGGCTCAGGAAATGAAAACGAGCAGCTGAAAGAGCTGCTTGCTCTCATGAAAGAAGATTTGACTCCAGCTGAAAAAATATATGTCAGGAAGAGCATTGAGCAGCACAAACTGGGGACCAATAAAACCATCCTGCAACAG GTAAAAGTGGTTGGAGTGACCTGTGCTGcctgccccttcccctgcctgaatGCCCTCAGGTTCCCCGTGGTGATGCTGGATGAGTGCAGTCAGATGACTGAACCTGCTTCTCTCCTTCCCATCGCCAG GTTTCAGTGTGAAAAGCTCGTCCTTGTTGGAGACCCCAAGCAATTACCACCAACTATTCAAGGGTCTGAGAGTGTCCATGAGCAGGGACTGGAGCAGACCCTCTTTGACCGGCTCTGCTTAATG ggaCATCAAGCAATACTCCTCCGGACACAGTACCGCTGTCACCCTGCCCTCAGTGCCATCGCCAACGAGCTGTTCTACGGAGGGAACCTCAGGGATGGCATTTCTGAGGAGGACAGAACTCCTTTACTGGACTGGCTTCCAACGCTGTGCTTTTACAGTGTGAATGGCACAGAGCAG gtggAAAGAGACAACAGCTTTTCCAACATGGCAGAGGCTCACTTTGCAGtcaagctcatccagtccctgATTGCCAGTGGAATAGAAGGAGCTGCTATTGGTGTGATTACTCTTTATAAATCACAGATGTATAAG ATTCAGGGTTTGCTCAGTGGGGTTCACTCTGAAGCTTTTGAAGTGAAACCTGTCCAGGTGTCCACTGTAGATGCTTTCCAAGGTGCTGAGAAGGAAGTCATTGTCTTGTCCTGTGTCAGGACCAGACAGTTTGGGTTCATAGACTCGGAGAAGAGGATGAACGTGGCGCTAACGAGGGCAAAGAGGCACTTGCTGATTGTGGGAAACCTGGCCTGTTTAAGCAGGAACAAGCTGTGGGGAAGAGTAATTCACCACTGCAAag GACGGGAAAATGGATTGCAAAATGCAAGCCAGTGCGAGCAGCAGCTAAACGACATTCTGAAGTGCTACTTGGAGGAACggaaggaagaggagcagagtaagaagaaggaaaaataa
- the ZGRF1 gene encoding 5'-3' DNA helicase ZGRF1 isoform X4, with amino-acid sequence MASQEFTVLYTHQKTKKAKTWQDGVLRIRTGRNQATLFDDKGQCLESIFIKSQVAAGDDLESERYLITVEAAKASEKPLEDQPRRAEETPAVDRNGVRPGLLPPRHLPVGLKRKFTGFQGPRQVAKKIPAVEEEEKPTLLPLSKQCQGTFPSQFYVTSPLFSTIHQEDADTNLSAGFQEDGCRDNDRDHLSVSSVLPAPFLDRCEGTEKQSSAQFLVKPESPLLTGQTGPGAVSHNIRSTAQIIALLKSKPAQGHGEQTAALTESLSRFQASKNADLPDQKSTALPAFPGDPAKGIVPNAQHLPFGKGTGNDKKDWNAEMPLNSSEQPYGEEATGQRHKKKPSSVDSLLQKTEPYILPVAAAQRDPGTCDWQPKPVAFQGHQVKGSAASEIMVRVPCSQLGWQQYPHNMDFAAETFLSPLFSSNYGLSDFRQSPCSRSLHGDDMDGIREGNFQMEPDVTEESRINQSPLAFPVYPEVPAWTVSGSPSHSALRQAQWTSWEPGKISSEVTSSFDPDSTISPPSGNEETTGDIQEPLLQGILPSEPELPDFVFTGEKSSYPEECSLLRSKGTGKTRTPFVTLPATQEIPAVVYSTDSEELQQSLGSPGGNLCSEPMEFPRSAPGPQDRNYETSVFGEYAEDGQRESVQALLPDVTSQHRQSKWLKYQNSAQSDLIPDREETEDICARSILGMLRGDTGESGAGNQSAPGAAPLLTSKSSPGECCASSNPPDWISEGKLLSLHLRGTPLAAATQKVLSHLSCHAGTGEGQDVTISELSFPNVDKVKHAHLPKRKISIPAVFRSHLHYKQIFKAALTEQLNIMLFELSQRLHSALSKVDISFYTSVKDGQSQGSCAPLCNHMHPAKLVMVKKEGHNKGRLFYACDAPKAEQCSFFKWVEDVNPTQAKSRPSAVLHDIKSIGTYLRGQKIALYEECQLLVRKAFEIQTQRYSKFKKFMNTPASLDGDSKPKLYLKLSKKEHSSLYSKDDIWVVSKTLNFDPIDTFIASSAFFGPSSNSEIELLPLKGYSPSNWRSNMCVHALLVCNASGELASLRNMEEHFNPSTLPLIPYLLNMNHHSENAPKRVDRRKFIPPAMSLKSSMRAGPVSSEVAMGLAKEMIQRFSLNPDQATSLIHIARMMTWCGNITPEEEHQSFPITIIRGVFGAGKSYLLSVVILFLVQLFESSEATEGPRPTPWKLLIASSTNVAVDRILLGLLDLGFEDFIRVGSIRKITKAILPHSLHAGSGNENEQLKELLALMKEDLTPAEKIYVRKSIEQHKLGTNKTILQQVKVVGVTCAACPFPCLNALRFPVVMLDECSQMTEPASLLPIARFQCEKLVLVGDPKQLPPTIQGSESVHEQGLEQTLFDRLCLMGHQAILLRTQYRCHPALSAIANELFYGGNLRDGISEEDRTPLLDWLPTLCFYSVNGTEQVERDNSFSNMAEAHFAVKLIQSLIASGIEGAAIGVITLYKSQMYKIQGLLSGVHSEAFEVKPVQVSTVDAFQGAEKEVIVLSCVRTRQFGFIDSEKRMNVALTRAKRHLLIVGNLACLSRNKLWGRVIHHCKGRENGLQNASQCEQQLNDILKCYLEERKEEEQSKKKEK; translated from the exons ATGGCCTCTCAAGAATTTACT GTATTATACACTcaccaaaagacaaaaaaagccaaaacgTGGCAAGATGGAGTTCTGAGGATTAGAACTGGCAGGAATCAG GCCACCTTGTTTGATGACAAAGGACAATGCCTGGAGagtatttttataaaatctCAG GTGGCTGCTGGAGATGATTTAGAGAGCGAACGATATTTGATCACGGTCGAAGCAGCAAAAGCGAGTGAAAAACCTTTGGAAGATCAGCCAAGGAGAGCAGAAGAAACTCCAGCAGTGGATAGAAATGGTGTCAGACCTGGTCTTCTGCCTCCAAGACACCTCCCTGTTGGCCTGAAGAGGAAGTTTACG GGGTTCCAAGGGCCACGCCAAGTTGCAAAGAAAATACCAGCcgtggaagaggaagaaaaaccaaCACTGTTGCCTTTATCTAAGCAGTGCCAGGGGACTTTTCCGTCCCAGTTTTATGTCACCTCTCCGTTATTTTCCACGATTCACCAGGAGGATGCGGACACGAATCTCTCCGCAGGCTTCCAGGAAGATGGATGTAGGGATAATGACAGAGACCACCTGTCTGTCTCCTCGGTGCTTCCAGCTCCATTTCTTGACAGATGTGAGGGGACAGAGAAGCAAAGCTCTGCTCAGTTCCTGGTGAAGCCAGAATCTCCTCTCCTTACTGGGCAAACTGGTCCCGGGGCAGTGTCCCACAACATCAGGAGCACGGCACAGATCATTGCTCTTCTGAAGTCCAAACCAGCACAAGGACACGGAGAACAAACAGCTGCACTTACAGAAAGTCTCTCCAGGTTTCAGGCATCAAAAAATGCAGATTTACCTGACCAAAAAAGCACGGCCCTGCCTGCTTTTCCGGGTGATCCTGCCAAAGGAATCGTTCCGAACGCTCAGCACCTGCCTTTTGGGAAGGGAACTGGAAATGATAAGAAGGACTGGAATGCTGAAATGcctctgaattcatctgaacaGCCTTATGGTGAAGAAGCCACAGGACAGAGACACaagaaaaag cccagctctgtggaCAGTTTATTACAGAAGACAGAGCCATATATTCTACCAGTAGCAGCAGCCCAAAGAGACCCTGGGACATGTGACTGGCAACCAAAG CCTGTTGCATTCCAAGGGCACCAAgtaaagggatcagcagctaGTGAGATCATGGTGAGagttccctgctcccagctgggatGGCAGCAGTACCCACATAACATGGACTTTGCAGCTGAGACATTTTTGTCACCCCTGTTTTCAAGCAATTATGGCCTTTCTGACTTCAGACAG tcTCCATGTTCCAGAAGTCTTCATGGGGATGATATGGATGGTATCAGAGAAGGGAATTTTCAAATGGAGCCTGATGTGACTGAAGAGTCAAGAATAAATCAGTCTC CACTGGCATTCCCTGTGTATCCTGAAGTGCCAGCATGGACAGTGTCAGGCTCACCTTCACATTCTGCTCTGAGACAAGCACAGTGGACTTCCTGGGAACCTGGCAAG ATTTCATCAGAAGTGACTTCCTCATTTGATCCGGATTCTACAATTTCTCCACCTTCAGGAAATGAGGAAACTACTGGAGACATCCAGGAGCCCCTGCTACAAGGGATCTTACCAAGTGAACCAGAACTCccagattttgttttca CAGGGGAGAAATCCAGCTATCCAGAGGAATGCAGCCTCCTGAGATCCAAAGGCACCGGTAAAACCCGGACTCCGTTTGTCACCCTTCCTGCCACCCAGGAGATTCCTGCCGTGGTTTATTCCACTGACAGCGAGGAGCTCCAGCAATCCTTGGGCTCTCCAGGAGGCAATTTATGCAGCGAGCCAATGGAATTTCCTAGGAGTGCTCCCGGCCCCCAGGACAGGAATTATGAGACCTCTGTGTTTGGGGAGTACGCGGAAGACGGACAAAGGGAATCTGTCCAAGCCCTGCTCCCTGACGTGACTTCCCAACACAGACAAAGCAAGTGGCTGAAGTATCAAAACAGTGCTCAGAGTGACTTGATCCCTGACAGGGAAGAGACTGAGGACATCTGTGCCCGGAGCATCCTTGGAATGCTGCGGGGTGACACGGGAGAGAGCGGAGCTGGGAATCAAAGCGCTCCCggtgctgcccctctgctgACATCCAAGAGCTCCCCTGGGGAATGCTGTGCAAGCAGCAACCCCCCAGATTGGATTTCTGAAGGGAAGTTACTTTCCCTGCACTTAAGAGGGACACCTTTGGCTGCGGCAACACAAAAGGTGTTGAGTCACCTGAGCTGCCACGCCGGAACAGGAGAGGGCCAG GACGTAACAATTTCTGAGTTGTCTTTTCCTAACGTGGACAAAGTGAAACATGCTCATCTCCCTAAAAGAAAGATCTCCATCCCAGCTGTGTTTCGGTCTCATCTTCACtacaaacagatttttaaagctGCTCTGACAG AACAACTGAACATAATGCTGTTTGAGCTGTCCCAAAGATTGCACAGTGCTCTCTCCAAAGTGGACATATCATTTTACACATCAGTGAAAGATGGGCAAAGCCAGGGAAGCTGTGCTCCACTCTGCAACCACATGCACCCTGCTAAGCTGGTTATGGTTAAAAAAGAAGGTCATAACAAG GGTCGTTTGTTCTATGCCTGTGACGCCCCGAAAGCTGAGCAGTGCTCGTTTTTCAAGTGGGTAGAAGACGTGAACCCCACACAGGCAAAATCCAGACCCAGTGCAGTGCTCCACGACATCAAAAGCATTGGGACATACCTCAGAGGCCAAAAGATTGCTCTCTATGAGGAATGCCAGCTTTTGGTGAG GAAAGCCTTTGAAATTCAAACCCAGAGGTACAGTAAGTTCAAGAAATTTATGAATACACCTGCCAGCTTAGATGGTGATTCCAAACCCAAATTATACCTCAAATTAAGCAAAAAGGAGCATTCTTCTCTCTACAGCAAAG ATGATATTTGGGTGGTTTCAAAGACTCTGAACTTTGATCCCATTGATACTTTCATTGCAAGCAGTGCTTTCTTTGGACCATCCTCCAACAGTGAAATAGAATTGCTCCCATTGAAAGGCTACAGTCCCTCAAACTGGAGATCAAACA TGTGTGTTCACGCCCTGCTGGTTTGTAATGCCAGTGGGGAGCTGGCATCCTTAAGGAATATGGAGGAGCACTTCAATCCCTCCACATTACCACTAATCCCATACCTACTAAACAT GAATCATCATTCTGAAAATGCTCCTAAAAGAGTCGACAGAAGAAAATTTATTCCTCCTGCCATGAGCTTGAAAAGCTCAATGAGGGctggccctgtcagctctgagGTGGCCATGGGACTGGCTAAAGAGATGATCCAAAGGTTCTCCCTGAACCCGGACCAGGCGACATCGCTGATCCACATCGCTCGGATGATGACCTGGTGTGGGAATATCACCCCAGAGGAGGAACATCAGAGCTTCCCCATCACCATCATACGTG GTGTTTTTGGAGCTGGCAAGAGCTACCTGCTGTCTGTGGTGATCCTGTTCCTCGTACAGCTCTTCGAAAGCAGCGAAGCCACGGAGGGTCCAAGGCCAACTCCGTGGAAACTTCTCATTGCTTCTTCCACCAACGTTGCCGTGGACAGGATACTGCTGGG CCTGCTCGATCTTGGATTTGAGGATTTTATCAGAGTGGGAAGTATTAGGAAGATCACCAAAGCAATTCTTCCCCACAG TTTACATGCAGGCTCAGGAAATGAAAACGAGCAGCTGAAAGAGCTGCTTGCTCTCATGAAAGAAGATTTGACTCCAGCTGAAAAAATATATGTCAGGAAGAGCATTGAGCAGCACAAACTGGGGACCAATAAAACCATCCTGCAACAG GTAAAAGTGGTTGGAGTGACCTGTGCTGcctgccccttcccctgcctgaatGCCCTCAGGTTCCCCGTGGTGATGCTGGATGAGTGCAGTCAGATGACTGAACCTGCTTCTCTCCTTCCCATCGCCAG GTTTCAGTGTGAAAAGCTCGTCCTTGTTGGAGACCCCAAGCAATTACCACCAACTATTCAAGGGTCTGAGAGTGTCCATGAGCAGGGACTGGAGCAGACCCTCTTTGACCGGCTCTGCTTAATG ggaCATCAAGCAATACTCCTCCGGACACAGTACCGCTGTCACCCTGCCCTCAGTGCCATCGCCAACGAGCTGTTCTACGGAGGGAACCTCAGGGATGGCATTTCTGAGGAGGACAGAACTCCTTTACTGGACTGGCTTCCAACGCTGTGCTTTTACAGTGTGAATGGCACAGAGCAG gtggAAAGAGACAACAGCTTTTCCAACATGGCAGAGGCTCACTTTGCAGtcaagctcatccagtccctgATTGCCAGTGGAATAGAAGGAGCTGCTATTGGTGTGATTACTCTTTATAAATCACAGATGTATAAG ATTCAGGGTTTGCTCAGTGGGGTTCACTCTGAAGCTTTTGAAGTGAAACCTGTCCAGGTGTCCACTGTAGATGCTTTCCAAGGTGCTGAGAAGGAAGTCATTGTCTTGTCCTGTGTCAGGACCAGACAGTTTGGGTTCATAGACTCGGAGAAGAGGATGAACGTGGCGCTAACGAGGGCAAAGAGGCACTTGCTGATTGTGGGAAACCTGGCCTGTTTAAGCAGGAACAAGCTGTGGGGAAGAGTAATTCACCACTGCAAag GACGGGAAAATGGATTGCAAAATGCAAGCCAGTGCGAGCAGCAGCTAAACGACATTCTGAAGTGCTACTTGGAGGAACggaaggaagaggagcagagtaagaagaaggaaaaataa